In one Aphelocoma coerulescens isolate FSJ_1873_10779 chromosome 20, UR_Acoe_1.0, whole genome shotgun sequence genomic region, the following are encoded:
- the LOC138121039 gene encoding BPI fold-containing family B member 4-like — MGEGGQLNSPTSITDLHLIKVQVPRLSVVLLPGIGVQLTIGAKLQLRGNCLVGLLSELIDILVEVNITANIKCTNFESGTFQVVTEDCLCILGAVKIKVLSGLLTLSVNELVLRQLTATLPALLCPVVDIVMNLVNIHLLSTLNAVIPVGTAGTIHYQLASTPYTSGKFVGLDLDGVVKQVGGSTIPHDSSPSALPPLMDRLLLLVMRQSFLNAVLTLLLQLPPQTFPCTPDVFSSASRLQEAVWTIAPAGCSACRGTSPLSIKLTLRGNPLILLEENKASVKLSVLIQLFSNHLDGSILNFLLLKADLALNVRVSIVGGRLVLQLALGSTSLSLESSDVGISNISILKPHCSSLLVETFVPVMNGALSIGIPLPKVLRIPLVNVDFRIKTGLIVFLV, encoded by the exons ATGGGTGAAGGGGGTCAGCTGAACTCTCCCACCAGCATCACGGA CCTGCACCTCATCAAGGTCCAGGTGCCCAGGCTGTCGgtggtgctgctgccagggatCGGGGTCCAGCTGACCATCGGGGCAAAGCTGCAGCTCAGAGGCAACTG CTTGGTTGGCCTGCTCTCAGAACTCATTGATATCTTAGTGGAGGTGAACATTACTGCAAACATTAAATGCACAAATTTTGAATCTGGCACGTTCCAGGTTGTCACTGAAGACTGCCTCTGCATTCTAGGGGCTGTAAAGATCAAGGTCCTTTCTGG cttaCTCACCCTGTCAGTGAATGAGCTGGTGCTTCGCCAGCTGACAGCAACTCTGCCTGCTTTG CTCTGTCCTGTCGTCGATATCGTGATGAACCTGGTGAACATCCATCTCCTGAGCACTCTCAATG CCGTGATCCCAGTCGGCACAGCAGGAACGATCCACTACCAGCTGGCCAGCACCCCCTACACCTCTGGCAAGTTCGTCGGGCTGGATTTAGAT GGTGTGGTGAAGCAGGTGGGAGGCAGCACCATTCCCCACGACTCATCCCCCTCTGCTTTGCCTCCTCTGATGGACAGGCTCCTGCTCTTGGTGATGCGCCAGAGCTTCCTCAATGCAGTCCTgaccctcctgctccagctgccaccACAGACCTTCCCCTGCACGCCAGATGTT TTCTCCAGTGCCAGCCGCCTGCAAGAAGCCGTGTGGACCATCGCTCCTGCTGGG TGCTCTGCCTGCCGTGGGACCAGTCCTCTGAGCATCAAACTGACGTTGAGAGGGAACCCACTCATCCTcttggaagaaaacaaagccaGCGTCAAGCTTTCAGTCCTGATTCAGCTGTTCAGTAACCACTTAGATGGATCCATCCTCAACTTCCTGCTGCTGAAGGCC GACCTTGCTCTGAACGTCCGTGTGTCGATTGTTGGGGGCAggctggtgctgcagctggCCCTGGGCAG caCTTCCCTCTCCTTGGAGTCTTCTGATGTTGGCATCAGTAAT ATCTCCATCCTGAAGCCCCACTGCAGCAGTTTGCTTGTGGAAACATTCGTGCCTGTGATGAATG GTGCCCTGAGCATCGGGATCCCGCTGCCAAAGGTGCTGCGCATTCCCTTAGTGAATGTGGATTTTCGGATAAAAACG GGCCTGATAGTGTTTCTGGTGTGA